The genomic region GTACGGCCTCGGAGATCCCGCCGCGGTTCGGGGGACCACGTTCACCGTCGCACCGGCGTCCGGTCGGCAGTAGGGGCGGTTCGGCCCCTGTCGGGGACGTTCGGCACTGTTGCGCGGCGCGGCTGCCGACGGGTGGACAGCCGGCGCAGCAGCCACACGAGAGCCCCGTCGGCCACCGCGGCCACGACAAACGTCACGGCCATGGCCGCGACCAGCAGCACGGCGAACAGCTGGTAGAACTCCGGCGTGAGAGTCGTACGCACTGCTCTCACCTCCTGTCGGAAAACACTTCGGGAAGTTCCTTCACTCTCATCCAACTCCTCCTTGAAGCAGGGCACTTGAGCCGAACGGTGTGCAGTCCCGTGCCGGATGGCCCCAGCAGCCGGACACAGGCGGGCCGACCCTCGGCAGAGGTCCTCCCACCTCTGCCGAGGTCGGCCCGGTGTCGCCGTCTACTGAGGCTCCTTTCCTGGAGAAGGCGTGATCAGCTGTGCGCCGATGCCCGCCGCCCAGGTCTCGATCTGCTCGAAGTCGCGGAAGTCTCCGCCCTTTCCGGAGGAGACGATCATCCGGGCCATACGCCCCTTCGCACCCTCTTCGAGGCAGCCCCCGAAGGTGATGTGCTCCTTGGCGCCGAGCCGGGCCATGGCCCGGCGGACGCCGGGCACGGGCGGGATGTCCCGTTCCGAGGCCGTGGCGTCGAGCGGGCCGCTGCTGAAGAACCACAGCGGGCGCCCGGTCAGCGCGCGGCGGTGGCGACGGACGAACCGTCGAGCGTCACGGTGCCACCGTCCCGCGTAGAGCCCGCCGCCGACCACCACCGCGTCGTACGCCTCCACGCTCTCGACGGACCGGGCAGGCAGTGCCTCGACCGTCAGCCCTTCCTTCCGCAGGACGTCGGCGACCGCCTCGGCGATCTGGGCGGTTGATCCGTTCGTCGTTCCGTAGGCGACCAGTACCTTGCTGAGCATGGCGGTCCGCCTCCTCTCACAGTCGTCGCAGCCAGTCCTCGGTGACTCCGTGCAGTACCTGCTCGTCCGGCCTGATGCGCGCGTCGTCGAGCCGGTAGGTGAGCCTGTCGACCACCGCGACCACTCCGTCGATGTGTTTTGTCATGGCGACGGCGATCTCCGTCTCGCTCTTGCGCTCCATGTGACCCGCGAGCGTGACCACGCCCTCCGTCACGGTGATCGTGATGCTCCGGGGCGCCAGCCACAGCGTGCGGACCAGGACCTCCTCGATCACCTCGTGGCGGATGTCGGCGTCCGGGCGCAGGAAGACCTGGAGCAGGTCGCGCCTGGTGACGATGCCGACGAGCCGGTCCTCCTCGTCCACGACGGGCAGCCGCTCCACGCGATGCCGCGCCATGGTCCGGGCGGCCTCGGCGATGGTGTCCTCGGCGTGCACGGTGACGGGTGGCTGGGACATCAACCGGCCGGCCGTTCGGGCATGAGCCTTCGCCGCCTGCCTCCGGGCACCGCGGTTCAGAGCCGCGAGCCGGAAGCGGCGCCCTGGACCGGGGTCCTGCGACTGCCGGGCCATCAGGTCGGTCTCGGAGATCACCCCGATGACCTTCTCGTCCTCGTCGACCACGGGCAGTCCGCTGATGCGGTGGTCGGCGAGCAGCCGAGCCACCTCCTTGAACGGGGTGCCGTACTCGGCGCGGACGACGTCGGCCGTCATGACGGTGCCGATCCTGCTGTGCTTCATGTCGTTCCTCCTCAGCGCAGTCGGCGCAGATAGGGGTCCTGGGCCCGGCGCGGCAGCAGGCGTACCCGCGCGTCGAGCACGGTGACGTGGCCGGGCGTGGCAAGGACGGGGTTGAAGTCGGCCTCGGCGAGCTGCGGCAGGTCGCTCGCCATGCGGGACAGGCGCAGCAGCAGTTGTTCGAGGCCTTCGAGGTCGACGGGGCCGTTGCCGTGCGCGCCGAACAGCAGCGGTGCACAGCGCGGCGCGGTGATCAGGTCGTGCACGTCGTGATCCGTGAGCGGGGCGAGGCGGGCGGCGTGGTCGGCCAGCACTTCGGTCGCGGTACCGCCGAGCCCGAACAGCACCAGCGGGCCGAAGACCTCGTCCTGCACGACGCCGGCGAACAGTTCGGTGCCGCGTGCGGCGAGCGGCTGGACGACCACTCCGGTCATGAGCCCCGCGAATCGCGTCTCCAAGTCCCGGAAGGCGGCCCGCACTTGGGAGTCTCCCTGGAGGTCGAGATGGAGGGCGTGCTGTTCGCTCTTGTGCAGCAGGCCGGGCCAGTGGGCCTTCATGACCACGCGTCCGTCGGGGCCGCGCAGCCGCTCGGCGGCGATGACCGCGTCGTCCTCGGTCTCCGCCCAGGCCCAGGCCAGTTGCGGGATGTCGTAGCAGGCGAGGAGTTCGGCGCAGGTGCGCGGGTCGAGCCAGCCGCCGTCCGGGTGGGCGGCGAGGAAGGTCTCGGCGACCGCGTGCGCGCGGCTCGTGTCGACGCCTTCGAGAACGGGGATCGTGCCGGTCGGCCGGCTCAGCCATGCCGAGCGCCGGGCCGCGTGGGCCAACGCGGCGGCGGCTGCCCCCGGTTCGGCGTACGAGGGGACGGCGCCGCCTTCTGTGGCGGGCAGCAGCTTGACGGGCAGGTCCTGTTCCAGCCGTACGACGGCCACCGTGCGGGCGCGGCGTCCGGGGCCGTCCGTGAGGGCCCGGACGAGGTTGTCACCTGTCGCGGCGGCGACGGCCGTGGGGACGAGGGCCAGCAGGACGGCGTCGATGCCCGGGTACCGCACCATCCGCTCCACGCAGTCCTTGAGCTGCTCTTCCGTCACCGCCGCCGTGGCGTCGACGGGGTTGCCGACGGCCGCGCCTTCGGGCAGGACGGCGAGGAGGTCGTCGATCACCTCGGGGGTGAGCGGGGGCAGGGACAGTCCGGCCTCCGCGCAGGCGTCGGCGGCCAGGACGCCCGCGCCGCCCGCGTTGGTGACGATCGCGACACGGGTGCCGGCCGGGAGCGGCTGGGAGTGCAACAGGGCGGCGGTTTCGAGGAGTTCACCGACCGACCCGGTGGCGGTGATGCCCGCCTGGGTGAACAGCGCCTGGCGCGTCATGGTCCGGGTCGCGGCGGCCGCGGTGTGCGAGGCGGCGGCACGTCGGCCCGCGTCGGTGCGGCCCGCGTCGACGGTGAGCACCGGCATCCGCCGGGTCACGCGCCGGGACGTGCGGGAGAACGCCCGCGGGTTCCCGAAGGACTCCAGGTGCAGCAGGGCGAGGTCGGTGCGCCCGTCGCTCTCCCACCACTGGAGCATGTCGTTGCCGCTGACGTCGTACTTGTCGCCGAGCGAGGCGAAGGTCGAGACCCCGACGCCGAGCCGGGAAAGACCGTCGAGCAGGGCGATACCGACGCCGCCGGACTGCACGGCGACACCCGCCGTGCCGGGACTCGGATGATCGGCGGCGAAGGTCGCGTCGAGGGAGAGGGCCGGATCCGTGTTGGAAACTCCCAGGCAGTTGGGCCCGACGAGCCGCATGCCGTAGGCCCGGCACGCGGCCAGCAGCGCCTGCGCCTCATCGCTGTCGAGCCCCGCCGAGACGACGAGCAGCGCCCGTACGCCGGTCTTGCCGCACTCCTCGGCGGTGGCGGGTACCGCCGCCGCGGGCACCGCGAGAACCGCGAGGTCCGGGACCTTGGGCAGCGCGCCGACCGATGGATACGACGGCACGCCGAGCAGCGAGGTGACGCTCGGGTTCACCGCGAACAGGCGCCGTGTGAAGCCGCCCGTGCGCAGATGGTGGAGAAGGGCACGGCCCACCGATCCGGGCCTGCGTCCGGCGCCGATCACGGCGATCGAGTCCGGCCTCAGCAGGGGGCCGAGGCTGGCCACGGCGGCGGCCCGGCCGCGTGCCTCCACCGCCGACAGATATGTCTCGACCTCTTCGAGTTCGATGGTGCAGCGCACTTCCGGGCCCTCGAAGTGGCGGGCCGTGCGCAGTCCGAGGTCGGCGAAGACCTGGAGCACTTCGTGATTCTCCGCGAGGGCGTCGGCCGTGAAAGCGGTGATGCCTTCGGCGCGGGCGGCCGAGACCAGATGCTCGACGAGAAGCGTGCCGACGCCCCGGTGGTGGAGTCCGTCGGCCACCGCGATCGAGATCTCCGCCCGGCCCGGGTCCTCGCCGGTCTCGTACTCGGCCAGGCCGATCACCTGCTGCTGCGCCTCGGCGAGGAGCGCACGGTATCCGGGGCGGGGCGGTGCGCAGGCGCGGTCGGCCGCCATCTCGGCGGACCTGCGGCTGGCAGCGAAGAACCGCAGCCGGAGATTCTCCGGGGACATCTCCTCGTACAGCCCCTGGAGGGGTTCATGATCGCCGGGCTCCACGGGGCGTATGCACACCGTGGTCCCGTCCGCGAGCAGTGCGTGAACCGTGTGGGGGCCGTGCTTGCCGTCCGTCATCTTGGTCCTCCTCCAGCCTCTCGACAGTTCGAGCATCCGGCGGACCCGGCACTCACCCCAGGGGCTGTCCGGGGTCGGCTTCTGGGCCGGTCGGCCCTGAGTCCTGTCCGGATGGGGAAGGCCGAGGGGCCATTGGGCTCCGTTCGGATCCGTATGGCCTCTGTGAACCGGGCAGTGCCGTGGCGGACCGTGGACGCAAGGACTCCCGTGTGCCAGAAGGGTGAACCGCCATGGAGCGAACGATCGTTGTCGGCATCGACGGCTCTGCGTGCAGTCGCGTCGCGGTCGACTGGGCGGTGGGCGAGGCGGGGTTGCGTGGCCTGCCGCTGCGGGTCGCGCATGTCTCGTCGCTGTCCGCCGAGGAGGCACTCGCGATATGGCCGTACTGCCCTGAACCCACCCCGGACGCGTGGGTGAAGGTACTGGCCGGACATCACCCGGCGCTGCGGATCGAAAGCGTCGGCCTCACCGGAGAGACCGTGCCGGCGCTGCTGTCCGTGGGGACGCGGGCCGACCTCATGGTTCTCGGTATGCGCGGTGCGGGAGGCTTCACGGGACTGGCCGTCGGCTCCGTGGCACACGGTGTCGCCGCGCTCGGGAACCTGCCGGTGGTGCTCGTCCCCGACCGTCCCGCCCCCGGCGGTCGGCGACCCCACGCGGTGACGGTCGGCATCGACGCTCGTCGGCCGGCGGCCGCCGCACTGGACTTCGCGTTCGACGCCGCGGAGCGGCGCGGGGCGCTGCTGCTCGTGGTCCACGCCTGGCGGCTGCCGTCCCCGGCGGCGCGATGGATGCCGTTCGCCCTGCCCGAGGAGGACCGGGGCGCCTGGGAGGACCAGGAGGTCCAGCAGCTCTCGGACGTACTAGGACCGTGGCGGGAGAAGCATCCGCACGTCCGCGTCCACGAAGACGTACGTCTCAAGAGTCCGTCTTCCGCCCTGGTCCAGGCATCGGCATGCGCCGAACTGCTGGTTGTGGGACGGACCGGTACGTCGCTCGGCCCTACCCTGCATGCGGTGGTGGATCACGCCGAGTGCCCGGTGGTGGTCGTACCTTCCTGATGGAGACTGTCGTCATCGAGTGCGAGGAGACGACATGGCCGGCAAGAAGACGCCGAAGGTACCGCGGGCGGCGTACGAGCAGGAGCTGCTGCGGCTGCAGACGGAGCTGGTGAAGCTTCAGGAGTGGGTTCGGGCCGAGGGTGCCCGGCTCGTGGTGGTCTTCGAGGGGCGGGACGCGGCGGGCAAGGGCGGCACGATCAAACGGGTCTCGGAGCACCTCAACCCGCGAGTCGCACGGACCGTGGCACTGCCCAAGCCGACCGAGCGCGAGCGCACCCAGTGGTACTTCCAGCGGTACGTCGAGCATCTGCCCGCCGCCGGGGAGATCGTGCTGCTCGACCGCAGCTGGTACAACCGCGCCGGTGTCGAGCACGTCATGGGCTTCTGCACCAAGGAGGAGTACCAGCTCTTCCTCCGCCAGTGCCCGATCTTCGAACGGATGCTGGTGGAGGAAGGGATCCTGCTGCGCAAGTACTGGTTCTCGGTGAGCGACACCGAGCAGCAGAAGCGGTTCCGGCAGCGGCTGAAGGATCCGACGCGGCGCTGGAAGCTCTCGCCGATGGATCTGGAGTCGATCACCCGATGGGAGGCGTACTCCCGGGCGAAGGACGAGATGCTGGTGCACACGGACATCTCGGATGCCCCGTGGTTCGTCGTGGAGAGCGACGACAAGCGCCGGGCGCGGCTGAACATGATCGCCCATCTGCTCGGCTCCGTGCCGTACCACGAGGTGCCGCCGCCGGTGCTGGAGCTGCCGGCCCGGCCGCCGTCGACCGGCTATCAGCGCCCGCCGCGCGATCTGCAGACGTACGTCCCCGATCACGCGGCGAGTCTCTGAGCCGGCCCCGGTGGTCACACCCTCTGCGGTACGACGGCGACGGGGCCCACCTCACGCCGGCTCCGTCCCCGTCACCTCCCCTCGGGGAAGTCGAAGACGATCCGGGCGTCGACCTGGCCGTGCAGGACGTCGTCGAAGGACTCGTTGACCGAGGCCAGCGGGCGGGAAACGGAGATCACCCGGGTGCGGCCGGCGGCGTGGAGCCGGAACACCTCGTCGAGGTCCTGGCGGGTGCCCACGATGGAGCCGATGACGCTGATGCCCTTGAGGACGGTGTCGAAGATCGGCAGTTGGATGGTGCCGTCCGCGGGGAGCGCGACCATGACGAGCTTGCCGCCGCGCCGCAGCCCGCCGTACGCGGCGGCGAACGCGGCCTCGTTGACGGCGCAGGCCAGCGCGGTGTGTGCGCCGCCGTGCCGCTGGAGCGCCTCGGCCGGGTCCTCCTTGCGGGCGTCGATCAGGATGTCCGCGCCGAGTTCGCGGGCGAGTTCCAGCTTGGCGTCCGTGACGTCGATGGCCGCCACCGTCGCGCCGGCGATCTTGGCGTACTGCACGGCGAGGTGTCCGAGACCGCCGACACCGGAGATCGCCACCAGTTGGGCGGGACGCACGTGGGCGACCTTCAGCGCCTTGTACGTGGTGACGCCGGCGCAGGTCAGCGGCGCGGCGTCCTGCGGGGAGATTCCCTCGGGCACCGGCTGGGCGAAGTCGGCCCAGGCGATCATCTTCTCCGCGTAGCCGCCGTCGCATCCGTAGCCGGTGTTGATCTGCTGCTCGCACAGCGTCTCCCAGCCGGACAGGCAGTGCTCGCACCGCCCGCACGCCCTGCCCAGCCAGGGAACGGCGACCCGTTGCCCGAGGTCGAGGTGGGTGACGCCGTCGCCGAGGGCCTCCACGAGGCCGACGCCCTCGTGGCCGGGGACGAACGGCGGACTCGGCTTGACCGGCCAGTCGCCGTGGGCCGCGTGGATGTCGGTGTGGCACAGCCCGGAGGCCTCGATCCGGATGCGGACCTGGCCGGGGCCGGGCTCGGGGTCGGGGCGCTCCTCGATGACCAGGGGCTCACCGAACGCTCGTACGACTGCTGCCTTCATGGTCTGTCTCTCCTCGGGTGGTCAGGCGTGCGGGACGACGGCGACGGGGGCGGTGGCGTGGTGGAGCACCGCGTGGGCGACCGGCCCTATGTGGGCGCCGATCGGGGATCGGCGGATCCGACGTCCGACGACGATCAGGGAGGCCTCGTGCGAGGCGTCCACCAGGTGGTTGGCGGGCTTGCCGGACCGGGACACCTCGACGACCTCGACAGCCGGGAACTTCTGCCGCCAGGGCCGCAGCACCTCGGCCAGGGAAGCGGCGTCCTGCTTGGCCAGGTGGGCGTCGAACTCGGGGTCCACCGACACCCCGTAGGCGAAGTAGGGCGGCACATTCCAGGCGTGGACGACGCGCAGGGAGGTGGCACGGCGTACCGCGGCCTCGAAGGCGAACTCGATCACCGATGCGTCGGGGCTTTCGGTGTCGAGCCCCAGGACGACGGGACGGTACGGGGCCGAGGCGGAGGGAATCCCCGCCGGATCCGGCATGTGCTCGTCGGCGGCCTGTTCCCCGGCCCGTACGAGGACGACGGGGCGCTCGGCGTGGGCGACGACGGCCAGGCCGACGGAGCCGACCATGAAGCCGCCGAGCCCGCTCAGGCCTCGCGAGCCGAGGGCCAGCAGCTCGGATTCCTTCGCCACCTCGGACAGCACGTCGCCGGGCCGGCCGGAAGGTTGCTCCACAGTGACGTCCACCCCGGGGTGACGCAGCCGGATGCCGTCGGCCGCCTCGCGGGGAATCCGCTCGGTCCAGTGCTGCTGTGTCTCGGCGCCGAGCAGTGGGGCCTGAGCCATGGGCTCCGGTACCGGCTCCCAAACGTTGACGATCTTCAGCGGCAGACCGCGCAGGTCTGCCTCTCGGGCCGCCCATTCGGCGGCGGCCCGGCTCTCGGGGGAACCGTCGAGGCCTACGGTGACGGTGCGCGACATGATTACGTACCTCCTGAACAGGGGATCTGATTCCAGGCTCGTGGCCGGAGCGGTCATGGTGCAGGGGCCGCAGGTCCTCGAAGGGGGCCGACCGGCCCTTTGCGCGCACGGGTTCGACGCGGGGTGCGGGGCCGTGAGCGGGACCCCGCACCCCTTCCCGTGGTCAGCGCAGCCAGCCGTTGTGCCGCACGAACGGCAGCTTCGCCCAGGGCTTCCCGGCCCCCCAGGTGTCGCCGGCCGAGGCAACGGCGAGGGCGATCAGGACGACGGCGTAGATGACGTGGTAGTCGACGAACGGGTTCGTGGACATGCTGGGCGCGCCGTCGGAGAGATGCTGTGCGGGCGGCCACTCGGCAATCCACATCAGCGCCATCATCGCGGCGCCCGCGACGGCCGCGAGCCGCAGCGCGAAGCCTCCGATCAGGGCGAGCCCCACGCCCAGCAGACCGGCCATGAACAGCCAGTCGGCCCAGGTGTCACCGGCCCAGGAGTGGAAGGTGGACTCCATCGGACCGGCGGCGACACCGCTCAGGAACCCCATGGTCGGCGAACCGCCGTCGATCCACCCCTTGCCGGACGGGGTCGCGTAGCCGAAGCCGAAGGTCTTGTCGAGGAAGGCCCACAGGAAGGCGAATCCGGTGAGCAGGCGCAGCGACGCGAAGGCGCGGGCCCGCAGCACGGCCGTGCCGGTGCTCGCCGACACGGCGGACGCAGAGGTGGACGCGGTCCGGTGCCCACGCCAGGAGGGCAGGTGGAAGCCCGGGCGCCGGTGAGGGTGCTCGTGGACGGCCATGATGGTGACCCCTTAGGGAATCGACGATGCCGGGCCTGTGCCCTGACACCGCTCACTCTTGTGGCGCGGGAGGGGGCGTCGCCCGATGCCGAAGGTCCGTGGCCGTAGGGCTGAACGGCCCCTTCCGCAGGGCCGGTTGGGAGCTGTGCCACAGAGCACACGGCAACGTCGCGGTGCGTCCGGGCAGGTCCGCCCGTCGCGGCCGTACGGTCACTCGTGGATCCTTGAGGCCGATGGCAGGAGGAGATCCATGGCCCAGCGCTCGGACGGACACGCCCCGGGGTGGCGCCGTCTGGCGCCCGGAGTCGCCGTACTGGCGGGCTACCGCCGCTCCTGGCTGCGTGGTGACCTGCTCGCCGGAGTCACCGTGGCCGCGTATCTCGTGCCGCAGGTCATGGCGTACGCGGGCGTCGCGGGGCTGCCGCCGGTTGCCGGGCTCTGGGCGATCCTGCCGGCCCTCGTCCTGTACGCCCTGCTGGGCTCGTCCCGGCTGCTCTCAGTCGGTCCCGAGTCCACGACCGCGCTCATGACGGCCGTCGTGGTCGGTCCGCTCGCCGCCGGTGACCCCGGCCGGTACGCCGTGCTGGCGGCCGCCCTCGCGTTCACCGTCGGCCTGCTGTGCGTGGCTGCCTGGGCGGCCCGGCTCGGCTTCGTCGCGGACCTGCTCTCCCGGCCGGTCCTCGTCGGCTACCTCGCGGGCGTGGCCCTGATCATGATGGTGGACCAGCTGTCCAAGCTCACCGGCGTACCGACCACGGGATCGGCGTTCTT from Streptomyces sp. NBC_00878 harbors:
- a CDS encoding flavodoxin domain-containing protein yields the protein MLSKVLVAYGTTNGSTAQIAEAVADVLRKEGLTVEALPARSVESVEAYDAVVVGGGLYAGRWHRDARRFVRRHRRALTGRPLWFFSSGPLDATASERDIPPVPGVRRAMARLGAKEHITFGGCLEEGAKGRMARMIVSSGKGGDFRDFEQIETWAAGIGAQLITPSPGKEPQ
- a CDS encoding CBS domain-containing protein — translated: MKHSRIGTVMTADVVRAEYGTPFKEVARLLADHRISGLPVVDEDEKVIGVISETDLMARQSQDPGPGRRFRLAALNRGARRQAAKAHARTAGRLMSQPPVTVHAEDTIAEAARTMARHRVERLPVVDEEDRLVGIVTRRDLLQVFLRPDADIRHEVIEEVLVRTLWLAPRSITITVTEGVVTLAGHMERKSETEIAVAMTKHIDGVVAVVDRLTYRLDDARIRPDEQVLHGVTEDWLRRL
- a CDS encoding bifunctional GNAT family N-acetyltransferase/acetate--CoA ligase family protein; this translates as MTDGKHGPHTVHALLADGTTVCIRPVEPGDHEPLQGLYEEMSPENLRLRFFAASRRSAEMAADRACAPPRPGYRALLAEAQQQVIGLAEYETGEDPGRAEISIAVADGLHHRGVGTLLVEHLVSAARAEGITAFTADALAENHEVLQVFADLGLRTARHFEGPEVRCTIELEEVETYLSAVEARGRAAAVASLGPLLRPDSIAVIGAGRRPGSVGRALLHHLRTGGFTRRLFAVNPSVTSLLGVPSYPSVGALPKVPDLAVLAVPAAAVPATAEECGKTGVRALLVVSAGLDSDEAQALLAACRAYGMRLVGPNCLGVSNTDPALSLDATFAADHPSPGTAGVAVQSGGVGIALLDGLSRLGVGVSTFASLGDKYDVSGNDMLQWWESDGRTDLALLHLESFGNPRAFSRTSRRVTRRMPVLTVDAGRTDAGRRAAASHTAAAATRTMTRQALFTQAGITATGSVGELLETAALLHSQPLPAGTRVAIVTNAGGAGVLAADACAEAGLSLPPLTPEVIDDLLAVLPEGAAVGNPVDATAAVTEEQLKDCVERMVRYPGIDAVLLALVPTAVAAATGDNLVRALTDGPGRRARTVAVVRLEQDLPVKLLPATEGGAVPSYAEPGAAAAALAHAARRSAWLSRPTGTIPVLEGVDTSRAHAVAETFLAAHPDGGWLDPRTCAELLACYDIPQLAWAWAETEDDAVIAAERLRGPDGRVVMKAHWPGLLHKSEQHALHLDLQGDSQVRAAFRDLETRFAGLMTGVVVQPLAARGTELFAGVVQDEVFGPLVLFGLGGTATEVLADHAARLAPLTDHDVHDLITAPRCAPLLFGAHGNGPVDLEGLEQLLLRLSRMASDLPQLAEADFNPVLATPGHVTVLDARVRLLPRRAQDPYLRRLR
- a CDS encoding universal stress protein; amino-acid sequence: MERTIVVGIDGSACSRVAVDWAVGEAGLRGLPLRVAHVSSLSAEEALAIWPYCPEPTPDAWVKVLAGHHPALRIESVGLTGETVPALLSVGTRADLMVLGMRGAGGFTGLAVGSVAHGVAALGNLPVVLVPDRPAPGGRRPHAVTVGIDARRPAAAALDFAFDAAERRGALLLVVHAWRLPSPAARWMPFALPEEDRGAWEDQEVQQLSDVLGPWREKHPHVRVHEDVRLKSPSSALVQASACAELLVVGRTGTSLGPTLHAVVDHAECPVVVVPS
- the ppk2 gene encoding polyphosphate kinase 2, with amino-acid sequence MAGKKTPKVPRAAYEQELLRLQTELVKLQEWVRAEGARLVVVFEGRDAAGKGGTIKRVSEHLNPRVARTVALPKPTERERTQWYFQRYVEHLPAAGEIVLLDRSWYNRAGVEHVMGFCTKEEYQLFLRQCPIFERMLVEEGILLRKYWFSVSDTEQQKRFRQRLKDPTRRWKLSPMDLESITRWEAYSRAKDEMLVHTDISDAPWFVVESDDKRRARLNMIAHLLGSVPYHEVPPPVLELPARPPSTGYQRPPRDLQTYVPDHAASL
- the adhP gene encoding alcohol dehydrogenase AdhP, encoding MKAAVVRAFGEPLVIEERPDPEPGPGQVRIRIEASGLCHTDIHAAHGDWPVKPSPPFVPGHEGVGLVEALGDGVTHLDLGQRVAVPWLGRACGRCEHCLSGWETLCEQQINTGYGCDGGYAEKMIAWADFAQPVPEGISPQDAAPLTCAGVTTYKALKVAHVRPAQLVAISGVGGLGHLAVQYAKIAGATVAAIDVTDAKLELARELGADILIDARKEDPAEALQRHGGAHTALACAVNEAAFAAAYGGLRRGGKLVMVALPADGTIQLPIFDTVLKGISVIGSIVGTRQDLDEVFRLHAAGRTRVISVSRPLASVNESFDDVLHGQVDARIVFDFPEGR
- a CDS encoding universal stress protein; the protein is MSRTVTVGLDGSPESRAAAEWAAREADLRGLPLKIVNVWEPVPEPMAQAPLLGAETQQHWTERIPREAADGIRLRHPGVDVTVEQPSGRPGDVLSEVAKESELLALGSRGLSGLGGFMVGSVGLAVVAHAERPVVLVRAGEQAADEHMPDPAGIPSASAPYRPVVLGLDTESPDASVIEFAFEAAVRRATSLRVVHAWNVPPYFAYGVSVDPEFDAHLAKQDAASLAEVLRPWRQKFPAVEVVEVSRSGKPANHLVDASHEASLIVVGRRIRRSPIGAHIGPVAHAVLHHATAPVAVVPHA